The genomic stretch GTGCCTCCCAGCCACGCGCCACCATCACTGCCAGCCCCACCAGCGGGCCCCGGCCCACGCCGTGCTCGCAGTGGGTGTACAGCGTGCCGCCCTGCTCCAGCCGGGGCAGGGCCCATTCCACGCCCCGCATCACCTGCTCCACCGACGGCGGATAGCGGTCCGTCACCGGCAGGTTCAACAACTCGATGCCCAGCGCCTTCAACGCCTCCGCGTCGTCACAGCGCTCACCTCGCGCGTCAATCACCGCGGTGATGCCGCGCGCCTTCAGCTCCGCGTACCGCGAGCGAGGCACCGCGCCACCCACGTACAGCCAGTCATTCACCTGAGACACGTTCAGCCCGCGCCCCGGCAGCTTCGTGGTCCACTCCACGCAGCGCGCCACCGAGCGCAGCACCTGCTTGCGCACCCAGCCGCGCACTCCCGGCACGTGGTGCACTTCCCGCAGCAAAGCAAAACTCACAGGTCGCCCTCGAGCGTCACTTCCATCAGCCCCGTCACCGGTGCCTTGCCCTCACGCTCCAGCACCGCCCGGTGCAGGTACGTCACCGGCGAGCCCACCACCGAGCGCACCAGCCCGCCCAGCACCGCGCCCAAATCCTCCACCGGCGCGCTGCGCTGCAGCAGCGACGTGGAGCGCAGCACCATGGCGGAGGAGCCATCCGCGAACAGCTCCACCGTCCACGAACTCCGCTCCCTCACGCCTTCCCGCGCGAGCGTGAAGTGCTCCAGCGAGCGGGCCGTGGCGCCTTCCTCCCACGCGTACACGGGGCCGTATTCGCCGTCCTGGCCCTCGCGCGCCAGCAGCACCAGCTTCTCGCCGCCGCGCAGCGCCCGGAAGCGCACCCACCGCTTCGCCAGCTTCGCCGGAGCAATGGTGGAGCGCGTGTGGTCCGCGTACCCGCCACCCGTGTAGACGACGTCCTCGCCCTTGGGCCGCTTCACCGTCGCCTTCAACGCGCTGAAGGCCAGCGTCACCTCGTGGTGGTAGCGGTCCTTGCCCACCTCCACCTCGGTGCCTTCCTGGCCCTGGGGCGTCATGGGCGCGGCGTACTCCAGCAGCACCCGCCCGCCATCCAGCGGGACTTCCACGCGCGTGGCCCCATCCGCCGAACGGGCTGAGCACGGCCCCATCTTCAGCGTCGAGCTCTCCGCGTCGTAGCGCCAGTCGCGCGTCTTGACCTTCGCCTGCGCGGACCAGGCTTTCTGCCCCGGCGTCAGCACCGTGGTCCGGCACAGGCCGGTGCGCGAGCCGGGACCGATGTTCGTCACCGTCAGCTGCACGAAGATGAAGGTGCCGCCGTCCAGGTCGCCGATGAAGGTGAAGTTCTCCCCGTAGTTGTCACTGGGGGACAGCTTCGGCTCCAGCACCGCGCCCGCCGCCGCCACCGAGGGCAGCGCGAGCGCGGTGGCCACAGCCAGGACCTTCAGCACCTGGAAGCGCCCATCAGGCCGCATGAGGACGCTGCTCCATGAGAGGGTCCTCGGAAGCAGCCGCGTCGTTGTTGAAGACGTAGTCACGCTGCAGCGGCAGGTTCCACGCGAAGTACACCACGCCGCGCACCAGCCACCACCCCAGCGCATAGGCCAGCTGCGGGTGCAGCGTCAGCAGCGCCACGCCGCCCGCATTGAGCAGCGCGCTGGTGCCACTCACCACCGAGTAGCGCGCCAGCTGCCGCCCCACCGCGCCGGTGCTCTTGAAGGTGAGCACCCGGTTGATGGAGTAGTTCACCACCGCGCCCAGGCCGCAGCCCAGCACCGTGGCCCAGGCGGGCAGCATGCCCACCCACTCCACCAACGCCAGCACCAGCGCGAAGTCCACCGCCGTGGCCAGCGCGCCCGCCAGGGCGTTGAGCCCGATGATGGCCTTGCCGGAGCGCGCCTCCTGACGCTTGGGCGCCAGCGCCTTCACCAGGTTGCGGAAGCGGGAGAGCGCCGTGACGTTGCTCATGACGGCGACGAACACGAGCCCCACCACCGCCAGCCAGTGCATGGGGTGCTTCTCCTCGGGCCAGAAGACGGCCTCCAGGATGGGCGACAGCGCCGTGCCCGCGCCCATGAAGAGCACCCGCTCCAGCCGCTGCATGGCGCCGTCGCGCACGTTGACGCCCAGGCCTTCACCCTTGGCGCGCACGTAGGGCACCAGCGAGGAGCCGAGCAGCGCCATCAGCGCGGGCAGCAGCACCCAGGTGTCCCGGTAGTACCAGGCCAGGCCCATGAGCATCGCCGAGTCCACGTACCGGTCCAGCACCGAGTCCAGCGCCGCGCCCGCGGGGTTGGCCTCCTTGCGCGTGCGGGCGATGCGCCCGTCCATGACGTCCAGGATGCCCGCGAACAGGAAGAGCCAGCCGCCCAGCGCGAAGCGGCCCGCCGCCACCGCCACGCCGGACGACACGCCCAAGAGGCCCGACAGCATGGACAGCGCGTTGGCCGGCAGGCCCGAGCGCAGAATCACCGCCCACAGCGGCTGGATGATCCAGAAGAAGTAGTGCCGCAGGAAGAAGCCCACCAGCCCGTTGCTGCCGCGCTTGAGCGTCTCCTCGTCGCGGGGAATGCCCTTGAAGGCGCAGCGGATACAGAAGAGGAGCAGCCCGCCGATGAAGTAGACACAAGCGACAATGGCCGGAGCCAGCGCCGTCCAGATGCGGGCGGACGGAGACAGGTTTCCGGTCAACCACGCCATCAGGTTCTCAAGCACGGGTGTCTCCTCTTGTAGTCAACGACACGGCCCACGGTGTCGTGGCCGTCCAACGGGCGTAGATGCTTTCGACCGCGAGAAATGCAACCGCCGCCACACCCAGGCCCGCGAGCACGTCCAGGATGTAGTGGTGCGTCAGGTAGACGGCGGAGAAGGCGACGAGCAACGCGAACAGCCCGGTGGAGATGCGCCATGCCCAGCCGCGCGACCACACGAACATCATCACCAGGAAGGGGTACGCCGCGTGCAGTGAAGGCATTGCCCCGAACACGTTGGTGCTGCGCGAGTAGAAGCTCGCGAAATAACTGATGCCCAGCAGCTCGTCGAAACGGGCGGTCCCCGCGGGGTTGGGGGGCGCGGCCAGGTCGGCCGGTCCCGGGCCGTACTGGAGCACGTACCAGGGCGGCGCGGCGGGGTAGAGCACGTAGATGACGACGCCAATGGCGTTCGCCGCCAGGAAGCCCCAGCACAGCCGTTCGAAGAGCGAGTCCTTCTTCACGAAGAAGAAGATGGCCAGGATGAAGACCTCGTACAGGTACGCCGCGTAGGCGAAGCCGCACAGCAGGTCCAAGGCCGGGGTGAAGCGCGTGGCCCACCATTCGGGCCAGTGGGTGCCGCCGGGCGCCGGGAACCACTGGCGCTCCAGCTCCCACAGGTCGCCCGTGTGGATGGGGCCCCGCAGGAACAGCCAGAGGCCCTGGCTGTCCAGCAGCATCCCGGTCAGCCACAGTGCGAGCCCACCGCGGAGGAAGCGCTGAAAGCGGGGGCCCGCCCAGGCCACCCCCAGAATCAGCGCGTCCGCCGCGACGTGGTCCCACCGCAGCCGACCGGTGGCGTACACCAACGTCAAGTGGCTCAACCCCAGGACGGTGGAGAGCCACGTGAGCGCGGTGACCTTATTTGGAGAGCGGGAGGTCATCTCCGTAATAGTCGAGCCCGAGGTGGGTGATGGGGTCCTCGCCCGCGACGACGCGCAGCGTGTTCTTCAGCTTGGTGAGCTGGATGAAGAGGTCGTGCTCCACCGGCAGGCCCGGCTGCGCCATGGGGCTCTTGAAGTAGAAGGACATCCACTCCTGGATGCCGCGCCACTCCAGCCGCTTGGCCAGGTCCAGGAACAGCGCGATGTCCAGCACCAGCGGGGCCGCCAGGATGGAGTCGCGGCAGAGGAAGTTGACCTTGATCTGCATCGGATAGCCGAGCCATCCGGTGATATCGATGTTGTCCCAACCCTCCTTCGCGTCGCCGCGGGGCGGGTAGTAGTGGATGGACACCTTGTGCGCGTACTTCTTGTACAGCTCCGGGTACAGCTCGGGCTGCAGGATGGTGTCCAGCACGCTCGACTTGGTGACTTCCTTGGCCTTGAAGGCCGCGGGGTCGTCCAGCACCTCGCCGTCGCGGTTGCCGAGGATGTTGGTGGAGAACCAGCCGTCCAGACCCAGCATGCGGGCCTTGAGCGCGGGCGCGATGACCGTCTTCATCATCGTCTGGCCGCTCTTGAGGTCACGGCCAGCGACGGCCACCGCCTCCTGCCTGGCCAGCTCCTGGAGCGCCGGCGTGTCCACGCTGGCGTTGGGCGTGGCGTTCGCGAAGGGCACGCCCTCCTTGATGGCCGCGTAGGTGTAGAGCGCGGTGGGGTTGATGTCCGGGCTGTTCTCGTCCAGCGCCTTCTCGAAGGCGGCCAGCGTCTTGAAGGACTCGGGCAGCGGACGGAAGGTCTCCACGCTGCTGCACACCACCATCACGGCGCGCGTCGCGTTGAGCTCCTTCTTGAAGTCGCGGATGTCCTGGCGCAGCGCTTCGATGCTCTCGCGGTGCGTCTTGGTGGCCTTGATGTGGTTGGCCTCGATGCGGCGCACGAACTCAGGGTCGTGCACGCCCTGCTTCGGCTTGATGCTCTGGAGGAACGGCTTCACCTCCTCCAGGTGCTTGTCGCTGAGCACGCCCGAGCGCACGGCCACTTCGTACGCGTCCTCACGGATGATGTCCCAGGCGCCGAA from Myxococcus xanthus encodes the following:
- a CDS encoding protein-tyrosine phosphatase family protein gives rise to the protein MSFALLREVHHVPGVRGWVRKQVLRSVARCVEWTTKLPGRGLNVSQVNDWLYVGGAVPRSRYAELKARGITAVIDARGERCDDAEALKALGIELLNLPVTDRYPPSVEQVMRGVEWALPRLEQGGTLYTHCEHGVGRGPLVGLAVMVARGWEAPAAYRELRQARWQSTLNDRQLNGLADFVAAWQARTSERAA
- a CDS encoding GtrA family protein, which encodes MLENLMAWLTGNLSPSARIWTALAPAIVACVYFIGGLLLFCIRCAFKGIPRDEETLKRGSNGLVGFFLRHYFFWIIQPLWAVILRSGLPANALSMLSGLLGVSSGVAVAAGRFALGGWLFLFAGILDVMDGRIARTRKEANPAGAALDSVLDRYVDSAMLMGLAWYYRDTWVLLPALMALLGSSLVPYVRAKGEGLGVNVRDGAMQRLERVLFMGAGTALSPILEAVFWPEEKHPMHWLAVVGLVFVAVMSNVTALSRFRNLVKALAPKRQEARSGKAIIGLNALAGALATAVDFALVLALVEWVGMLPAWATVLGCGLGAVVNYSINRVLTFKSTGAVGRQLARYSVVSGTSALLNAGGVALLTLHPQLAYALGWWLVRGVVYFAWNLPLQRDYVFNNDAAASEDPLMEQRPHAA
- a CDS encoding phosphatase PAP2 family protein, with the translated sequence MTSRSPNKVTALTWLSTVLGLSHLTLVYATGRLRWDHVAADALILGVAWAGPRFQRFLRGGLALWLTGMLLDSQGLWLFLRGPIHTGDLWELERQWFPAPGGTHWPEWWATRFTPALDLLCGFAYAAYLYEVFILAIFFFVKKDSLFERLCWGFLAANAIGVVIYVLYPAAPPWYVLQYGPGPADLAAPPNPAGTARFDELLGISYFASFYSRSTNVFGAMPSLHAAYPFLVMMFVWSRGWAWRISTGLFALLVAFSAVYLTHHYILDVLAGLGVAAVAFLAVESIYARWTATTPWAVSLTTRGDTRA
- a CDS encoding inositol-3-phosphate synthase, whose protein sequence is MENKRSVAKPDGKLAVLIPGLGAVSTTLMAGVELARQGKGHPIGSLTQMGTARLGKRTDGRTVKLNELVPLAELKDVAFGAWDIIREDAYEVAVRSGVLSDKHLEEVKPFLQSIKPKQGVHDPEFVRRIEANHIKATKTHRESIEALRQDIRDFKKELNATRAVMVVCSSVETFRPLPESFKTLAAFEKALDENSPDINPTALYTYAAIKEGVPFANATPNASVDTPALQELARQEAVAVAGRDLKSGQTMMKTVIAPALKARMLGLDGWFSTNILGNRDGEVLDDPAAFKAKEVTKSSVLDTILQPELYPELYKKYAHKVSIHYYPPRGDAKEGWDNIDITGWLGYPMQIKVNFLCRDSILAAPLVLDIALFLDLAKRLEWRGIQEWMSFYFKSPMAQPGLPVEHDLFIQLTKLKNTLRVVAGEDPITHLGLDYYGDDLPLSK